In Mobula hypostoma chromosome 11, sMobHyp1.1, whole genome shotgun sequence, the following are encoded in one genomic region:
- the LOC134353697 gene encoding natural cytotoxicity triggering receptor 3 ligand 1-like, whose product MKILTLCGIVSLISASGAFNLEIFPSPLTVFVNEDVSLKCKVTDFAGAEIDLDKLGVKWTRNKETAVFSYETGNQVQNRPGAYISEPDLKRGNASLRLPKVQIADEGRYTCTVFIVPESAEQTSIMKVLARPNISISSHSITILNGSEGSLTCNVNGFYPQQLEISWVKMTKLGSEVVSSDCYTNQVVANSDNTFSVHSQLKIQPTFNNNGDKYRCVVRHLTFPDYFTIESTLTVPEPRNHYVIVASIICILAVVSASFIRYVVKLRGDSSVK is encoded by the exons ATGAAAATTCTGACCCTTTGTGGTATTGTCTCACTTATTTCAGCATCAG GTGCTTTTAATCTGGAGATATTTCCAAGCCCACTGACAGTATTTGTAAATGAAGATGTTAGTCTGAAATGCAAAGTTACTGACTTTGCAGGTGCAGAGATTGACTTAGACAAGCTAGGAGTCAAATGGACTCGTAACAAAGAAACAGCTGTATTTTCTTACGAGACAGGAAATCAAGTTCAAAATCGACCTGGTGCGTACATTTCTGAGCCCGATTTAAAGAGGGGAAATGCTTCTCTTCGTCTTCCAAAAGTACAGATTGCTGATGAAGGAAGGTACACTTGCACTGTGTTCATCGTTCCTGAAAGTGCAGAACAGACTTCAATCATGAAAGTGTTGG ctcGACCAAACATTAGCATATCTTCACACTCAATAACAATTCTGAATGGTTCGGAAGGCTCTCTGACATGTAACGTTAATGGATTTTACCCTCAGCAGCTGGAAATCAGCTGGGTGAAAATGACAAAACTGGGAAGTGAAGTTGTTTCATCAGACTGTTATACAAATCAGGTTGTCGCTAATAGTGATAACACTTTTAGTGTTCACAGTCAACTGAAGATTCAACCAACATTCAACAATAATGGTGACAAGTACAGATGTGTAGTGAGACATCTAACATTTCCGGATTATTTTACAATAGAATCAACTCTTACTGTGCCAG AACCCAGGAATCATTACGTTATTGTTGCAAGTATTATTTGTATTTTGGCAGTAGTATCGGCATCATTTATAAGATACGTAGTTAAATTAAGAG